The genomic DNA AGCTTATAAAACGCATCATGGAATTGTTCTTCCGGATGCTGACTTATCGGTTTGTCCTTCCGTGCCGCGGTAACACCAGAGAGATACACCGTGCCATCTGCTTCGATGACAGGCGAGAAGTGCCAGTCATCGAAATAGTGTTGGAATTCTTCAGGGACTATCGATTTTTTCATGATTTTTTCTCAGGTTGATGCAGGAGTACGTGCTATGGGTAAACGGCACGCTGGGGAGGAACATGGGCAAGGATGTCCACGCCTCAGCCAGTTGATTGTCTGTTACGTTACTTGATAGAGGCGCCGCTCGCAGCAGAAAATAAACCGGAGGCCTGCCGGATAAGCCGGATGCTTAGCGCGGCACCCGTGGCCAGGCATATCGCCATCGCCAGAAGGGCGACGATAAAGGCATGCGTAATATTTGCACCGCTTCTGCCGGTGTCCAGCATGCTGTAAAAAATGCCACCGATGACGGCGACGCTCAGCGCAGTGCTGATTTGGAGTGTCGAGCTGGTTACTCCGGCAATCATGCCTGAAAACGCCGGTGCAACGCGGCCTGTCACCATCCGGACCAGCGTCGGCATCGCCAGTCCCTGGCCGAGGCCGGTGATAAAAAGCAATACGGCGAGTGGCAGCATGGACGGTGCGCTACCCGTCATGGTATGGGCAATCAACCCTGCCAGGCCTGCTAACCCCAACGTCTCGCATCCCATCCCGATTGCGCTCAGGTAATTGCCGACAAAACGCCTCAGATAAGGTGTTAGCAACGGACCGATCAGAAAACCCACGCCAAAAGGCAGAAAAAGCAGGCCCGCAGTCAGGGCGTTTAACTGCAACGCATCTTGTAGATAAACGGAGAACAAAAGAAAGAAGGCCCCGATAGAATAAAACAGCAAAACGATCGCCAGCCCCTGGCCCAGCCCCGGTGCGCGTAACACGACCGGATCAAGCAGAGGCGAACCGCCGTTCTGGCTAAGGCGACGCTCATAACGCCATAACAGCGACGCCAGCAGCGGGACAGCCAGAAATGACAGCCATGTCCACCAGGGCCATCCCGCTTCACGGCCTTCAATTAACGGCACAATCAGCGCACTCAACGTGGCGGTCGCCAGTAACATGCCGACCGGGTCCAGTCGTTGTGCGGATGGCGCACGCGTCTCTTTCAGCAGTGGCAACCCGAAGAGAATGACCAGCAGCGCCACCGGCAAGTTAACGAGAAAAATAGCGCGCCATCCCAGGTGAAACAGATCCGCTGAGATCAGGATACCGCCCACTACCTGCCCGATAACCGAGGCGAGGCCAAATACAGCGCCATAGATACTCAACGCGAACGGTTTTTCCGCTTCCGGAAAAATGGCCTGTACGGAAGCCAGTGCCTGAGGCGCCATAATCGCGGCCGTAGCACCCTGTAACACGCGTCCACTAATCAGTACCCATGGTGACCAGGCTAAACCGCACAGCAGCGATGCCGCCGCAAAACCGATAAGCCCTATAAAAAACATCTTCCCACGACCATAAATATCACCCAGACGGCCGCCGGTAATTAAGGTTACGGCATACACGGCTGCATAGGACGAAATGACCAGCTGTTCAGCAGAGGAAGAGGCGCTCAGCTCGTCCTGAATAGCAGGCAGCGCAACATTGACGATAAAAAAATCGAGCGGGGGCAAAAATGCGCCAACCAGCAGGATGACAAACATTGCCCAGCGACGCGGCTCGGCTTGCGGGAGGATAGGGGTCGACATGGAACACTCCACAGGTAACGGTTATGTGCAGAGATTGAGAGGCAGGGCGTTAGCGCATGCCACCGGAGGCAAGAATCACCTCACCGGTGATCCATCCCGCATCGTCTGATGCGAGAAATGAGACGATTGGCGCAACATCCTGCACCTGACCGAT from Enterobacter ludwigii includes the following:
- a CDS encoding MFS transporter, translating into MSTPILPQAEPRRWAMFVILLVGAFLPPLDFFIVNVALPAIQDELSASSSAEQLVISSYAAVYAVTLITGGRLGDIYGRGKMFFIGLIGFAAASLLCGLAWSPWVLISGRVLQGATAAIMAPQALASVQAIFPEAEKPFALSIYGAVFGLASVIGQVVGGILISADLFHLGWRAIFLVNLPVALLVILFGLPLLKETRAPSAQRLDPVGMLLATATLSALIVPLIEGREAGWPWWTWLSFLAVPLLASLLWRYERRLSQNGGSPLLDPVVLRAPGLGQGLAIVLLFYSIGAFFLLFSVYLQDALQLNALTAGLLFLPFGVGFLIGPLLTPYLRRFVGNYLSAIGMGCETLGLAGLAGLIAHTMTGSAPSMLPLAVLLFITGLGQGLAMPTLVRMVTGRVAPAFSGMIAGVTSSTLQISTALSVAVIGGIFYSMLDTGRSGANITHAFIVALLAMAICLATGAALSIRLIRQASGLFSAASGASIK